The bacterium nucleotide sequence ACCCGTACTGCAGGACGGCCGCGGGCATCGCGTCGAGGTGGTCCTGGGCGCGACGGCCGGGGGCGGCTCGTGAGCGCGCGCGCCAGATTTCCGGAGGGTTTCCTGTGGGGCGCCGCCACCTCCGCCTATCAGGTGGAGGGTTCGCCGCTGGCGGACGGCGCCGGACCGAGCAACTGGCACGTGTTCTCGCACCTGCCCGGACGGACCCACGGCGGCGACACCGGCGACACGGCGAGCGACCACTACCGCCGCTGGCGAGAGGACGTGGCTCTCATGGACGCGCTGGGCCTCAACGCCTACCGCTTCAGCGTGTCATGGAGCCGCGTGCTGCCCTCCGGCCGCGGCGTCGTCAACCGCGCCGGTCTCGA carries:
- a CDS encoding family 1 glycosylhydrolase; translated protein: MSARARFPEGFLWGAATSAYQVEGSPLADGAGPSNWHVFSHLPGRTHGGDTGDTASDHYRRWREDVALMDALGLNAYRFSVSWSRVLPSGRGVVNRAGLDFYDRLVDALLERGIAPNLTLHHWDLPAILDEAGGWANPDAACWFADYARVLFRALGDRVRLWATLNEPWVVVDAGYVHGSHAPGRRDPAAA